A part of Arachis hypogaea cultivar Tifrunner chromosome 12, arahy.Tifrunner.gnm2.J5K5, whole genome shotgun sequence genomic DNA contains:
- the LOC112728061 gene encoding proteasome subunit alpha type-4 → MSRRYDSRTTIFSPEGRLYQVEYAMEAIGNAGSAIGILSKDGVVLVGEKKVTSKLLQTSSSTEKMYKIDDHVACAVAGIMSDANILINTARVQAQRYTYAYQEPMPVEQLVQSLCDTKQGYTQFGGLRPFGVSFLFAGWDKNFGFQLYMSDPSGNYGGWKAGAIGANNQAAQSILKQDYKDDITREEAVQLALKVLSKTMDSTSLTSEKIELAEVFLSPSGKVKYEVCSPEALNKLLVKFGVTQPATDTA, encoded by the coding sequence ATGTCGCGAAGATATGATAGCCGTACAACAATCTTCTCCCCTGAAGGACGTCTTTATCAAGTGGAGTATGCAATGGAGGCTATTGGAAATGCTGGTTCTGCCATAGGGATCTTATCAAAAGATGGTGTCGTGTTGGTTGGCGAAAAGAAGGTAACATCCAAACTGCTGCAAACCTCTTCATCCACTGAGAAAATGTACAAGATTGATGATCATGTTGCATGTGCTGTTGCCGGGATAATGTCGGATGCGAACATCCTCATCAATACAGCTAGGGTCCAAGCACAACGCTACACATATGCCTACCAAGAGCCCATGCCTGTTGAACAGTTGGTTCAGTCTCTTTGTGATACTAAGCAAGGATACACCCAATTCGGTGGTCTTCGACCATTTGGGGTCTCATTCCTGTTTGCAGGTTGGGACAAAAACTTTGGCTTTCAACTCTACATGAGTGATCCTAGTGGAAACTATGGCGGTTGGAAAGCAGGAGCTATTGGTGCAAACAACCAGGCGGCTCAGTCAATACTGAAACAGGACTACAAGGATGACATTACGAGAGAAGAAGCCGTGCAACTTGCATTGAAGGTATTAAGCAAGACTATGGACAGCACAAGCTTgacctcagagaagattgaattagCAGAGGTTTTCCTCTCACCTTCTGGAAAGGTCAAGTATGAAGTTTGCTCCCCAGAGGCATTGAATAAACTATTGGTGAAGTTTGGGGTGACTCAACCAGCAACAGACACTGCCTAG